The bacterium genomic sequence GACCGAGTCGAATGAACGGAAACCCGAGGCGGGCGCCCGCAGCCATCAAGCGCAGATCACAAGCCAGGGCCAGGCTCGCGCCGCCACCCGCGGCGGCGCCGTTGATCGCGGCGATGACCGGTTTCTCTGCCGCGTGAATCATTTCCACGGCTTCGCTGCCGGTCATCACCAGCACGCGGCCCTGATCGATGTCTTTGGCGGCGGCGAGTTGTTCCAGGTAGTTGACCTCCGCGCCGGCGCAAAAGCCGCGGCCGTTGCCGGTCAATATCACCACGGCGACGTTGTCATCCTCCAGCAGCTCGCGCAGCGCCACTGGAATTTCCTGCACCATCCTGGCTTCGAAGGCGTTCAGCCGCGCCGGCCGGTTCAAGCGCAGAATGCCGGCGCCGTTGTGCTTTTCAAGGAGCAGAAATTGGTAATCCATGGAAGAGACTCTCCAACTTGCCGTGCCCGCCCTCCGCTCAGGCACCGCAGGCATGCGGCGCTCAGTCGTTTTTGTAAACCACGCCCTCTTTCATCACAAAGACAACATGCTGCAAGGCTTTGATGTCCTGCAACGGATTCGCCGCGACCGCAATCACGTCCGCGATTTTGCCGGCTTCGAGCGTGCCGAGATCATCGAGGCGGCCGAGCAGTTTGGCGGCATGATAGGTGGCGGATTTGATCGCCGCCATCGGCGGCATGCCGGCTTCCACCATGTATTGGAACTCGACGGCATTGCGGCCGTGGCGGAACACACCGGCATCGGTGCCGAACGCAATCGGCACCCCTGCTTTCCAGGCTTTGGCAAAAGTCTGCTGAATCACCGGGCCCACCGCCAGCGCCTTGGGCACGACCACGGCACTGTAGTAGCCCTCGATTTGCGCGGAATCGGCGACGGATTTTCCCGCGGTGATGGTCGGCACCAAGTAGGTGCCGTGCTGTTTCATCAGCGCCAATGCTTCGTCATCAAGATAGGTGCCGTGTTCGATGGAAGCCACGCCGGCGCGGATCGCACGCTTGGCGCCCTCGGCGCCGTGGGCATGCGCGGCCACCTTGCGGCCGAAATCCGCCGCGGTTTGCACAATCGCGCGAATCTCCTCTTCGGTGAATTGCGGATTGTCGGCGTTGCCGGAGAGCGACAGCACGCCGGCGGTGGCAGTGATCTTGACCCAATCCGCGCCGCGCTTGATCACCAACAATGCCGCCTGGCGGCCGCCCGCCACGCCATTGATCACGCCCTGCTCGATGCCCGGCACGCCGAGAAGGTCTTCACGATAGCCGTTGGTGGGATCGGCATGGCCGCCCATCACTGCCAGGCTCTTGCCGGCCACCAGCATGCGCGGACCGATGAGATCACCGCGATTGACTGCATCGCGCAGCGCCAGATCGACGCCTTCGCCGGCACCCAAATCGCGCACGGTCGTGAAACCCGCCAGCAGAGTCTGTTTCAAATAGGGCGTTGCTGCCAGCGCTTGATCGGCGGGATAGAGTTGGAAGCGCTTGAGGTAGCCGCCTTTTTCGGTTTGTCCGGCAAGATGTGTGTGCATATCCATCAAGCCGGGCAGCACGAATTTATCCTTGAGATCGATGACGGTATCGTTGCCTTGCGCGGGGAGGAAGCCTTTTTCCAATGCGCGGAGGTGGCCCGCAGTGATGACGAGGGTGATATTGCTCAGCGGTTGCTCGGAGATGCCATCCAGCAGCGTACCGGCGTGAATGAGCGTGCGTTGCGCCAGCGCCGGTCCGGCGCACACGAACAGCAACACGAGCAGGTTGATGACTGGCTGCCACCGCGCATGTGAACTGGGCATTAACTTCCTCCGTGGTTGAAGTGAAAGGCCAAGCGGCGGCTTCAGGGCATGGCATAGCCCAGCGCGAGATTCACGCCGCGCTGGCCGGCGAAATTTTGGTTGAGCAGATCGCCATCGAGAAAGCTGGCAGTGAGGCGAAAGCGGCCGAGTTGCACGCGCGCGCCGCCGGTCAAAAAGATCTCAGATTCCGGACCATCAACGAAGGCGGAGTAGTCTT encodes the following:
- a CDS encoding amidohydrolase family protein, whose product is MPSSHARWQPVINLLVLLFVCAGPALAQRTLIHAGTLLDGISEQPLSNITLVITAGHLRALEKGFLPAQGNDTVIDLKDKFVLPGLMDMHTHLAGQTEKGGYLKRFQLYPADQALAATPYLKQTLLAGFTTVRDLGAGEGVDLALRDAVNRGDLIGPRMLVAGKSLAVMGGHADPTNGYREDLLGVPGIEQGVINGVAGGRQAALLVIKRGADWVKITATAGVLSLSGNADNPQFTEEEIRAIVQTAADFGRKVAAHAHGAEGAKRAIRAGVASIEHGTYLDDEALALMKQHGTYLVPTITAGKSVADSAQIEGYYSAVVVPKALAVGPVIQQTFAKAWKAGVPIAFGTDAGVFRHGRNAVEFQYMVEAGMPPMAAIKSATYHAAKLLGRLDDLGTLEAGKIADVIAVAANPLQDIKALQHVVFVMKEGVVYKND
- a CDS encoding enoyl-CoA hydratase-related protein; amino-acid sequence: MDYQFLLLEKHNGAGILRLNRPARLNAFEARMVQEIPVALRELLEDDNVAVVILTGNGRGFCAGAEVNYLEQLAAAKDIDQGRVLVMTGSEAVEMIHAAEKPVIAAINGAAAGGGASLALACDLRLMAAGARLGFPFIRLGLHPDLGCTYFLPRLVGTAKAAELLMSGEMIAAEEALRLGIVNQVLPDEELLPAALRLAQSLAGKSRLVLRLLKKGLAQTLGQSLEAMLKYEIYAQGLCFESAEAAQAIAGFLAARK